Sequence from the Streptomyces mobaraensis NBRC 13819 = DSM 40847 genome:
GGGGCGGCGGGGGCGGCCTCAGCGGTACTCGGCGAACCGGGGGCGCAGTCCCGCCCCGACGAGCAGCGCCGCGCCCCCCAGGACACCCGCCGGCACGGCGGGCCAGCCGGCCAGCCGGTCGCGGGCGGACGCCGTCCGTTCCTCCAGGACCGCCAAGTGGCGCGCGGCCAGGGCGTCGAGCGCGCCCGCGAACTCCCAGAAGTCGAACGGCAGCCGCCCGCGCCCGAGTTCGGTGAGCGTCAGCACGGCCGCGTCCGTCCGCCCGGTCGCCTGCTCCTCCCGCATCCGGCGGTCGTCGTCGCGGAACCGCGCGTACCCGTCGCGTACGGCCCGGTGTGCGGCGCGCCCGGGGGCGTAGGAGTAACCGTCCGGCGCGAGGAGCGTGTCGAGGCGCGCGGTCAGGCCCTCGAACCTGCTCACGGCGGCAGATCCGGGGCGGGTGTCGTAGACGAACCAGCGGCCCTCGGTGGCCGCCGCCTCGGCGGCGACCGCCCGGGCCTCGGCCAGCCGGGCCCACGGGCGCAGCCCGTCCCGCGCCGCGTCCCGGACGCCGTCCGCCGCCGCCAGGAAGGCCACCGTGCCCAGGGCGGCGACGACGGCGGCGGCGACCGTCGCGGCGCACAGCGCCGGGCTGAACACCCGCCGGTAGCGGCGGGCCAGCCGCCACTGGCACCACCCGAGGACGGCCAGGGCCGCGACGCCCGTCCCGGCCGTGGCCCAGGCGGCGGTCACGGCCGCGCCGTGCGCGCGGTCCGCCGACCCGGCCGCCCGCCGCACGTACCCGGACGCCAGGGCGTCCGCGGCGGGCAGCAGTTCACGGTGCATCACCTCGCCCGCGTCGACGGACAGGGTGACGGCACCGGCGGGCGGCCGGCCGGCGGGCCGGTCCGGCGCCGTCTCGTCGACGGCGGAGGACCGCGCGGTCAGCTCGTCGTACCGGCCCAGGCCGTCCAGCAGCGCCCGCACCCGCCGGCCCTGGTCCGGGTCCCCGCCCAGCCGCCGCAGCAGGTCGCTGACCTCGGCGCGCCGCTGCCGGGCGGTGAGTAGGGCCAGGACGCGGTTGCCGACCTGGAAGTCGTCCGCCGACCGGCCCGCGGGCAGGACGGCGGGCCGGTCGGCGGAGTGCCCGGGCACCAGCGCGTCGGCGCGCTGCGCGTCGAGGTCGGCCAGGGCGAAGCGCAGCCCGGCCGCCGTCGCCGCCCGCTCCGTGACGGTCTCCCGCAGCCGGTCCGCGTCGGACCGGACCACGACGGCACCCGCCACGGCCGCCGCGCACAGCGCCGCCAGGGCGGCGAGCATCAGCAGCGCCTGCCACCCCAGGCGGCGCACCGGCGCGGCCGGACCGCGCCGCCGGGCCGTGACTCCGTCGCCCACGACGGTCACGGGCGCCGGCGGCGGCCCCTCCTGCTGTGGCCCGGCCGAGGGCGCGGCGGCCGGCGCCGGGACGTCCGGATCCGGGGCGACCTGCTGGATCGTCATACGACGACGCTACGGACGGGCCGGAACCGGTGGACGGCGGACGGGCGAACGGGCGGTGTCCGGGCGGTTGCGGCGCGGCGGTACGGCGACGGGCCGCCCTACCGCGCCGAACGCGGACGAGGACGCGGCTGCGGTCAGCGGCGGCCGGCGCGTGCCGCGGGCGCCTCGGCGTGGATCAGCGACCTGACCATCCGGCAGGTGGCGTTCGACGGCGGGCGCACGCCGATCCGGTCGGCGACCCGGCGTATCCTGCGGTTGGTCGCCTGCTCCGGCCGGTACGCACCGCTGTGGAGCAGGGCTATGGCGAGGCGCATGGCCTTCAGCCGGCGGTTGTGGGACTCGTACCACTCACGGGGATGCCCGGCGGGCAGACGCTTCCTCGGCAGCGTCGCGAGGGTGCACGGGTCGGTGAGCGGTGTTGCTGCTGCGGCCATCGGCGTCCTCCTGACGAAGGGGTCGGGCGACCTCTTCACTACCCCTCCATTCTACTGCCGGGCACTGACAATCGCCCCAGCTCAGACGGGATTTGACGGGGTGGGGGCGGTACCCTGTGCGGCATGGAGATCTGGATCAACCCCGCCTGTTCGAAGTGCCGCTCGGCCGTCAACCTGCTCGACGAGGAGGGCGCCGCGTACACCGTCCGCCGCTACCTGGACGACGTCCCCGACGAGAACGAGATCCGGGCCGTGCTCGACCGGCTCGGGCTGGAGCCGTGGGACATCACGCGCACCGGGGAGGACGAGGCCAAGGAGCTCGGCCTGAAGGACTGGCCGCGCGACGCCGCCGCGCGCGACCGCTGGATCGCCGCCCTCGCCGGACACCCGAAGCTGATCCAGCGGCCGATCATCACGGCGGACGACGGCACCGCCGTGGTGGGCCGCACCGAGGAGGCGGTACGGGAGGCGCTGTCCCGCTCGGTCGGCTGACGGCCGGAGCCCACCGCTCCGAATCCCGTCCCTCGCTGTCCGGAAATCGCCGGTTCCCGGACAGCGGGGAGGGGCTTCAATAGGGGCCTTTCCCCGCGGGGTTCCCCTCGGACACGCGGGTCCCTCCCCTGAGGCACGAGGAGCGAGCATGCCGGTGCGCAAGGCGACGATCCAGGAACACGTGGGACGGGCGGTGGCCGAGGCGAACCCCTCCGACCGGCCGGTGGTGACGGTCTACGGCATCAGCGGGCCCAGCCCGATCGCCATGGCCTTCCTGTCGAGTGTGTGGATCTTCTTCGTGGACACCTACTTCGTCACCTTCACCCAGCAGGCCCTGCTGTTCCACCGGGCCGGCAAACTCAGCAGCCGGCCCAAGGAACTCGTCCTCGCCCTGCCGCACCACCAGGCCCGGCACCTGGTGAGCGACGTGCGGATGGGTTCCCTGTGGAGCTCGTTCCGCTTCCTGATGCCGGGCCGGGAGAAGCCGACGCGCATCAACGTCAACCGCCCCTGGCGGCCGGAGCTCGACCAGCTCCTGCGGGTGCTCGCCGCACAGCCGACGGGCTACTGACGCCGGCCACCGGGAGCCGGGCACGTCGGTACCGGCGACGGCGAGGTCAGCGACCGGCGGGCGCGGGCGTCAGCGACGGGCGGGCGTTGAGGACGGCGGGATCGCCCCCGCTCGCCCGCCGGTAGGCGTCCGTGATGCGGGCGTAGTGCTCCGCGCTCCGCCCGCCACCGTCCGGAACCTCCCGCACCGCCTCGTTCATGGCCCGATTGGCGCGGACGACGGCGGTCGTCGCCTCCCGCCGCTCGTCCGCGTAACGGGCCAGCGCGGCCGGTACGTCGTCGCTGCCCGCCAGCGCGTGGGCGAGCACCCGGGCGTCCACGACGGCCTGCG
This genomic interval carries:
- a CDS encoding arsenate reductase family protein produces the protein MEIWINPACSKCRSAVNLLDEEGAAYTVRRYLDDVPDENEIRAVLDRLGLEPWDITRTGEDEAKELGLKDWPRDAAARDRWIAALAGHPKLIQRPIITADDGTAVVGRTEEAVREALSRSVG